The nucleotide sequence GGCACGAACGCCAGCGCGCTGACGCCCGCCGCCGCCGCCCCGAGGCCCGCGAGCACGCCCAGCTGCGGTCGGCTCGCGAACACGGTGCCGGCGATGAGGAGCCCGACCGCACCAGCGATGCCGTAGCCGAAGAGCATGGCGCTGAGCTGCTGCTCGGGGATCCCCATCACGCGCGTGACGAACGGGTCGACGTACGTGTAGAAGCCGTAGTGGCCGATCATGATCACCATCGCCGTGAGGCACACGAGCAGCACGCCGCCGAGGCCCTGCCCGGCCATGCGCTGCCGGATCCCCACGCGACCTCCCGCGGGCGCGTCGACCGGCGCCTCACGCTCGGGCCGCCCGACCGCCGGCAGGAACCGCCACACGAGCAGGATCCCCACGAGCGTGAGCACGCCGATCCCCGCGAACGCCGCCCGCCAGCCGAACGCCTGCCCCGCCGCGGTGCCGACCGGCACGCCGAGCACGAACGCGAGGCTGCCGCCGCCGACCGTGAGCGCGACCGCCCGCCCGATGAGCGCGGGCGGCACCAGGTGCGCCGAGTACGCGCCGACGACCGCCCAGAACAGGCCGTGCGCGAGGCCGCCGAGCACGCGCGTCGCGGTGACGAGCTCGAACGTGGGCGCGATGGCCGTGAGGAGGTTGCTCGTCGCGAAGACGGCCAGCACCGCGAGCAGCAGCGCGTGCCGCGGGACCCGGCGGGTGAGGGCCGCGAGCGGCGCGCTGGAGACGACCACCGCGACCGCGAACACCGAGACGAGGAGACCGACGCGCGACTCCTCGACGCCGAGGTCGCCGCTCATCTCGCTGAGGAGGCCCGTGGGCAGCATCTCGCTCGTGACGCTGAGGAACACGCACGCGGCGAGCGTGAGGATCCCGACCCAGGGGAAGCGGAAGGACGGGTCGACGCCCGGTCGCGGGCGGCGCCGTCCGGCACGCTCGGCGCGCTCGAGGTCGGGCAGGAAGATGGGGGAGGTGTTCGTCATGGGACCTGAGGGGACGTGACGGCGGGAGTGCTCCCGGGGCCGGCGGGATCCGCGCAGCCAGGGAATAGCCTAGACGGATGACCGACCAGGCCACCCCCGCGCGCGCGCCGCACCGCGTACTCGTCTTCTCCTGCGACGACCGCCCGGGCATCGTGCACGCCATCGCGGGCGCGATCGTCGAGGCCGGCGGCGACATCACCGAGTCGCAGCAGTTCTCGAGCGCCGACACGGGCCGCTTCTTCATGCGCCTGCAGATCCAGAGCGCGGCCGACGACGACCGGCTGGCCGACGCGCTCGCCGCCGTGGTCGAGCGGTACGACGCGACCTGGCACCTCGACGAGGTGGGCCGGCGGCTGCGCACGCTCGTTCTGGGATCCACCGCCGAGCACTGCGTGAACGACCTGCTGTTCCGGCAGCGCGCGGGCCAGCTGCCCGTCGAGATCCCCCTCGTCCTCAGCAACCACGGGAGGCTCGCCGACCTCGCGGGCTTCTACGGCGTGCCGTTCGAGCACGTGCCCGTCACCGACGACGCGTCGAAGCGGGCGTTCGAGGAGCGCGTGATCCGCGCGGTCGAGGAGCACGACATCGAGCTGGTGGTGCTCGCGCGCTACATGCAGATCCTCTCCCCCGAGCTCTGCGCGCGCCTCAGCGGCCGGATCATCAACATCCACCACTCCTTCCTGCCCGGCTTCAAGGGCGCGAACCCCTACAAGCAGGCGCACGCGCGGGGCGTCAAGCTCATCGGCGCGACCGCCCACTTCGTCACGAGCGACCTCGACGAGGGCCCGATCGTGGAGCAGAACGTCGTGCGGGTCGACCACTCGCGCAGCGCCCGCGAGCTCATGGCGATCGGCCAGGACGAGGAGTCGCGCACCCTCACGCAGGCCGTGCGCTGGTTCGCGGAGCACCGCGTGCTGCTCGACGGCGCGCGCACGATCATCTTCCGCTGACGCGCGCTGAGCGCAACCGCCGCGGACGCCACGAGGGGGCGGGCGCCTCACGGCACCCGCCCCCTCGGCGGTCACTCCGGGTCAGCCGCCGATCAGCGGCTCACGTAGAGGTACTTCGGCGAGCTGGTCTTCGCCGCGTTGGCGGCGTCGCCCGCGTAGGTCGCGGTCACGGTGTACCGGCCCTTCGCGTACGCCGGCAGCTCCACGCGGCCGGTGCCCGCAGCATCCAGCGCGACCTCGAACGAGTCCGAGCCGACCTTCACGGTGACGGTGCCCGTGGGCGCCGCCTTCGCCTGGCTGTCGACCTTGACCGTGACGACGGCCTTCTGCGCGCTCGTCAGCACGGGCGGCTTGACGCTCACCGTCACGGTGCTCGCGAGCTTGATCACGACGGCCTCGCTGGTCGCGGTGCCCGAGGGGCCCGTGGCCGGCTTCGCCGTCACGACGACCGTGATCGACTTGCCCGCGACCGACGGCGAGACCTTGTAGGTCGCGCGCGTCTGGCCGGCGAGGGCCTTCCCGTCCGCGTACCACTGGTAGGAGAACTTGAGGCCCTCCTGGTCCCATGTGCCGGGTGACGCCGTGAGCGTCTGGCCGGCGGTGGGCGTGCCGGTGATCACGGGCGGTGCGGTCGCCGCCGGCGCCGGGATCGCGCCCGACTCGACGCGCACGTACGTCGATGACTCGGTGCCGGAGTAGGCGACCCGACCGAGGTACGCGGTCTCGGGCGCGAGCCCGCTCCACGACGCCGTGTACGTGATCGGCTGGCTCTGCACCGCGTCGAGCGGGTTCGGGGACACCGTGAATGCGCCCTCGTCCGTCGACTCGGAGAGGTCGAACTGCGTGATGGTGAAGTCCTGCGTCGTCGCGCCCGCGGGGATCGAGAAGATCGACACGACCACGACGTAGTCACCGGCCTCCGGGGTCTCGATCGTCACGGACTCGTCGGCGGACTCCGTCGCCGAGTCGAACTGCTCGACCGGCTCCCCGTCCTCGAGGCGGAACACCGAGAGATCGAGGTCGGCCTTGTCGTCGGCCGAGTCGAGGTCGATCCGGGTCGCCAGCTGGCCGGCGGGGACGGTGGTCGCGTACTGCAGCTCCGCCTTGGCCGGCCCCGTGCCCGAGATGGGCGAGGACGCGTCCTTCGGGTTCGCGTAGACGCGGCCGGCGGTCAGGCCCTCCGCGGCGAGCGCGATCGGCCCGGTGGTGCCGGGCGTCACGGTGACGTCGACGGATCCCGTGATCCCCTTGCCCTGCACCTCGTCCGGCGCGGCGATGGAGACCGGGTTCACCGCGATCGGGCTGCGCACCGTGGTGCCGCCGTCCGTCCAGGTGAGGGATCCGGTGGCGTAGGCGTCGATGTCGGCCGTGGTGCGCGTGAACGCGACCTCGTACGACTTCGTCTGCCCCGCCTCGGTGAACTCGAGCG is from Clavibacter sp. A6099 and encodes:
- a CDS encoding MFS transporter, with protein sequence MTNTSPIFLPDLERAERAGRRRPRPGVDPSFRFPWVGILTLAACVFLSVTSEMLPTGLLSEMSGDLGVEESRVGLLVSVFAVAVVVSSAPLAALTRRVPRHALLLAVLAVFATSNLLTAIAPTFELVTATRVLGGLAHGLFWAVVGAYSAHLVPPALIGRAVALTVGGGSLAFVLGVPVGTAAGQAFGWRAAFAGIGVLTLVGILLVWRFLPAVGRPEREAPVDAPAGGRVGIRQRMAGQGLGGVLLVCLTAMVIMIGHYGFYTYVDPFVTRVMGIPEQQLSAMLFGYGIAGAVGLLIAGTVFASRPQLGVLAGLGAAAAGVSALAFVPGLWAVAIPGFLLWGLAFGAIPTLLQTRMLHAAHPSFRDTASSFYTTAFNVGIGGGALVGGALLDGFGIASLPGAFLAVMAVSVALVVGSAGRAARGRAAAAREAA
- the purU gene encoding formyltetrahydrofolate deformylase, whose protein sequence is MTDQATPARAPHRVLVFSCDDRPGIVHAIAGAIVEAGGDITESQQFSSADTGRFFMRLQIQSAADDDRLADALAAVVERYDATWHLDEVGRRLRTLVLGSTAEHCVNDLLFRQRAGQLPVEIPLVLSNHGRLADLAGFYGVPFEHVPVTDDASKRAFEERVIRAVEEHDIELVVLARYMQILSPELCARLSGRIINIHHSFLPGFKGANPYKQAHARGVKLIGATAHFVTSDLDEGPIVEQNVVRVDHSRSARELMAIGQDEESRTLTQAVRWFAEHRVLLDGARTIIFR